The genomic segment acaccgctgacagggacattgctgtgctgatggggatgttgcggtggacactgctgatggggacattgctgttctgatgggacattgctggggacaccgctgatggggacatgggtatccccatcagcggtgacccatcatcggtttccacatcagcacagcggcgtccccatcagcaatgatggggacgctgctaatgtggaaactgctgatgtgaacattgctgtgctgatggggacattgctgaggacaccgctgattggcacactgctgatggggacaaaggtgtccccatcaatggtgtccccatcagtacagcaatgtccccatcagcgtccccattctgatggggacattgctgttctgatggggacaccactgatagggacacaggtgtccccatcaaccgcgtccccaaaggcagtgtccccatcagtggtgtccccatcagctgctaatggggactccgctgatggggacatcgttaatggggacattgctgtgcttgatggggacattgctgtgctgatggggacattgctgtgctgatggggacattgctgtgctgatggggacattgctgtgctgatggggacattgctgtgctgatggggacattgctgtgctgatggggacattgctgtgctgaaggggacattgctgtgctgatggggacattgctgtgctgatggggacattgctgtgctgatggggacattgctgtgctgatggggacattgctgtgctgatggggacattgctgtgctgatggggacattgctgtgctgatggggacattgctgtgctgatggggacattgctgtgctgatggggacattgctgtgctgatggggacattgctgtgctgatggggacattgctgtgctgatggggacattgctgtgctgatggggacattgctgtgctgatggggacattgctgtgctgatggggacattgctgtgctgatggggacattgctgtgctgatggggacattgctgtgctgatggggacattgctgtgctgatggggacgttgctgtgctgatggggacattgctgtgctgatggggacattgctgtgctgatggggacattgctgtgctgatggggacattgctgtgctgatggggacattgctgtgctgatggggacattgctgtgctgatggggacattgctgtgctgatggggacattgctgtgctgatggggacattgctgtgctgatggggacattgctgtgctgatggggacattgctgtgctgatggggacattgctgtgctgatggggacattgctgtgctgatggggacattgctgtgctgatggggacattgctgtgctgatggggacattgctgtgctgatggggacattgctgtgctgatggggacattgctgtgctgatggggacattgctgtgctgatggggacattgctgtgctgatggggacattgctgtgctgatggggacattgctgtgctgatggggacattgctgtgctgatggggacaccggtgtctttgcgttgttttgctaaagttttttctcttttgttctcagtcatatcatgctgattacaaaaacgatccatgtaaaatatatacatttaatttaatacataactgatttttttttccggcccccgaatacttgtaaaatcttcaatgtggccctcctgttgaaaagtttggagacccctgatcTAGAAAGTTATTCTTATTGgccgattggagtcgggaaggaatttttcccataaaatgaggaaaattgacttctacctcacttttttttgCCTTGCTCTGGAtcagcttgcaggataacaggctgaactggatggacagatgtctttttccaGCCTTACAAACTGTTACTGCTATAGGAAAGCAATGAATTCTCCAGTCAGCTCAGCGCCTGCTCTGTGACTACCTAGGACTTACTCATTATCTTAAAGTCTGCTGGTGCACTTTGGAAGTTGTaggtttacaacagctggagggctgcaggttgagcatccgtggtatagaggatctgtcagctctcctgtgtggtgtagtatagaggatctgtcagctctcctgtgtggtgtagtatagaggatctgtcagctctcctgtgtggtgtagtatagaggatctgtcggctctcctgtgtggtgtagtatagaggatctgtcagctctcctgtgtggtgtagtatagaggatctgtcagctctcctgtgtggtgtagtatagaggatctgtcggctctcctgtgtggtgtagtatagaggatctgtcggctctcctgtgtggtgtagtatagaggatctgtcggctctcctgtgtggtgtagtatagaggatctgtcggctctcctgtgtggtgtagtatagaggatctgtcggctctcctgtgtggtgtagtatagaggatctgtcggctctcctgtgtggtgtagtatagaggatctgtcggctctcctgtgtggtgtagtatagaggatcagtcggctctcctgtgtggtgtagtatagaggatctgtcggctctcctgtgtggtgtagtatagaggatcagtcggctctcctgtgtggtgtagtatagaggatctgtcggctctcctgtgtggtgtggtataggggatctgtcagctctcctgtgtggtgtagtatagaggatctgtcagctctcctgtgtggtgtagtatagaggatctgtcggctctcctgtgcggtgtagtatagaggatctgtcagctctcctgtgcggtgtagtatagaggatctgtcagctctcctgtgtggtgtagtatagaggatctgtcagctctcctgtgtggtgtaatatagaggatctgtcagctctcctgtgtggtgtagtatagaggatctgtcagctctcctgtgtggtgtagtatagaggatctgtcagctctcctgtgtggtgtagtatagaggatctgtcagctctcctgtgtggtgtagtatagaggatctgtcagctctcctgtgtggtgtggtatAGAGGATCTGATCAGTTTTACCAACATGCCtgcttttccataaattcttgcatTAATCAATAAAACAATACTGGAGCATGTTTTCTTACAACTCTGCATTGTGCCGTTCTTCCTCCTGGAAGTGTATTAACAAATAGACAGATGGTATTTCCATTACCCTTGTCAACTGGATAGCTCTGTTAAGACATTACCAGAATGTGTAGGGCCCATGTTCTACAGGGAAAGGTAACCCAGTTGTGAATTAAATAGCGAACAGGATTTATACAACTATCTTCACAAAtattttattcaatatataggTTTCATTTCAAAAAGCGAAATAATCCCATGCACTCTCCTATATACATAATACCATAAAATAAACCATTAGTACTGCGTACATTAGAGGATTATCCAGTATTACAGTCCAGTGTCCGATTAGACATTTAGAAAGATCTAGAGTTACTTCCTAGGGTTCATCCATACAGCGTTCGGTATCATCATACATTCTTCTGCTCTCCGATGTCTTGAGGACGTTCTGGAGCGGTTCTAGAGCACCTGGTATCCTTCCCTTACATTTCTACGGTGGATGATGCACAAGCTTATTAAAGCAAggagctgaaagaaaaaaaaatgcaattgctGAGAGAAGCCAATAAACACAAGCTGCTCCAACATGTTGGGAAATTGAAATTGCAATTCCCTAATATATGATATTAAAATTATATAGATCACAAGTTTCAGATTCTCTACCTCTGGCCTGAAAGTGCCACTCACAGAAAACCGGCACATGTCCTGTTTTTATTGCAGTTATTAGTGAGATTTACAATATCTACGATTATGTACTAAATAGTAAAAACACCGGGTAAAACTGCCAAGACTTGGGGATATTGgtgggcagtaaaaaaaaaagttaaaggggttgtctcatctgaaacATGCATGCACTGCTTCCCTCTATTAAATTTTCAAAAATGGCCAAGCGCACTTGTtttttctggaactcccataaaaatttaaaggggttcagcACTGAACaccgacatatccccattttcacccagacagccccctgacatgagcatcggagcatttcatgctccaatacactcccaaaggctttttttttttggagttagtgacgtactgggctctccatgggaaAACCAAGCGGAGGCTTCCACTTAGCAGTATTCCCAGTGATGTCATTGGAACTAATGGGCGGGGTTTAGCACTGCACTAGCCTGTAAAcggttagggcagcgctaaagcccgcccatcagtgccgttgGCATTAATGGCAACacggctaggcggaagcctccgcctagcagtgtaatataaacaaaaaagcctctgcaatacagcgcagggcaagggagaccgtcagagcatgaaatgttccactcatatcaggggggctggaggggtgaaaatggggatatgtccaggttcagctctgaactcagacaacccctgtaaTGGAGACCATGCTGTACGTGCACAATGAGCGCTCCTTCACCTTCAGGGGCCCATTTcatagataggtgcgggtctcagagtCACTCAGGTCTGCCATCAAAGTCCCAGCTGTGATGGTGGAGTCATTGTACAAGTTCAGGAGCGGCTTGGTGTGTAATATTACAAGTTACAGGTACTAGATTCCTGGAGATTGGACCTTGATACAGAGATCAATTCGGATTGCCAGACTTTGAGTTGGGAAGGAACTTTGCTTCCTAATACGGGGCAACTGGCTGCCATCTCAGGGGGTTTCCGCCTTCCTCTGTATCAAAACAGTAGGATTGTAGGTTTGCCTGGATGGGCCATCCGGCACAGCCGAAGACCCAATGCATTACGAGCCCCCAGCAAACTGCACCATCAGGCGTTACAGGGGGTCAGTGCTCTGTTCTCTTGCATGGACCTCACAAACTCCTGTAGGTGGCAGAGCTCACTACAGATTTcacatttattttttcaaataaaataaacatttttatcTGGGTCAGGGGTAAGTGTTCAACCATTTATCAGCCTGCCCCCCTTCTTTACACTTACTTCAAGGACAGCAAACCCAAGTATCACCAACATGGAGAAGCCGAGGACTCTGTTCAACACATCCTCTAGTTTCACTTCGCAGCCCTATAGTTGGGAGAGGAAAGACAATGGATGCACAATGTCAGTCTGGCGCGACTAAAGCAGGTGAAATGTGCAGACTGTAAAGGCGGGTTTAGACTGCACGATGTAGCACCCAACATCGGCTGTTCGTTAAGTAAAGACAACCATTTTCAAGCAGAGATCTCCTCCATAGTATGAGGTCGAGGGGGTCACTATTGCGATCCATCGTCCCAATACAGAATccttgtttctggacagcagatcacCTTAGACAacttgatctgctgcccagaaaagaCAATTGGTGGTGCCCGCCTGAACGACATGATCACCTGCTGAAGGAGCATTTCGCTTGTTCACGTGCGGCACATTTAGCCATTGTCGGGAACAAGTTTTCGCAGGAACGGTTGTGCCCAATAATGGTCTTCTGTAAATACACTTGTTTTACATTGATATACTGTACAAAGGACAAGTAGGTGCCACGGAGTGATGAACACTGTAGAGTGGGACCATACATTACACCAGGTGAAGCGACAAACATGGCACCTCTCCCTACAGCCCCATCACCCCACTGTATAGATCATCAAGGCTTATATAGTGGTGGAGAAGAGAGGTTTGACTAGAAAAAGCTACCATGGTTTTTCACCATAATTTAGGTTACCGAGTGCAGTAGCCCGTTACCTTTTGAATTAACCATTTTCTATATATTTTCCCATTCCATGCATTTGCCCATACCGGGCTCATCATTATTTGTGGCCAGGACCCCATTTGGTCTGCAGACCATGTAGTCCTTGGATCCCATGAGCACATTGCAGAGGATCACCACCCTACCTCTGTGTTAATCTTGTTGAGGGCATCCAGTTTGCCCTGACAGTCCGTCTCGTTCCTCTTACAACAGCTCACTGGCACGGAGTGGTTAAACTGGAACCAAGTAGTGTTCTCCCAGCTGGTGTAATTCTCTATCCCACAGCACTGCAACTATAGAAACAGAGGAAATTCAGGAGATTATATTATATTATCTTTACATTGAGGTTCTAGGAACAGCAGCCAGGAGCTAGACCAGACAGCCCAAGCAAATATCCTCCATCACCCCATGCTATGCACaaagctttttttaaaaaaaaatatttttaaatttcCCATATCGCTGATGACCCCGATTGACTTGAGTGGTCTGACTGAAAGGGGCTATATTCTTGATGCTTTGCCTATCAaaatgcacatttaaaaaaaaaggtatgtgGAAATTATACAGGGAAGGGGGTAAGTCTCAACTTGTTGGTCAACTCTTCCATAATGTTATAtattacacttcccctttaaactGGTATTTCCATAATTTCAAGTTGTGCATGCTAGAcacatgacttcattcagtttggGGGGCACGGGGTCCCTGGTCTCATTTTCAATGGgagtcccagcagttggaccacCACCACCTCTCGGTTATCTCATCTACATGGTGCAGAAAAGGTCTGGAGCAAATCCATGTGCAAAACTCACACGAGTTAAATTTTGGAATGGAAACGCAGGGAAATTCATATCTGGAGGACTTCCTTTCTTTGAGGAGGCAGCAGCTCAAACACCTGCCTCTCCCAGGATGCACTGCAATTAGCTCATTAACCCCTCCCCTGCATATAATCTAATCCCTCAAGTATAGCCCCAGAGATACATAGGGTATGTAACGCCCTCACAATTTCCTTCCCCACTGTCGAGCGAGAGATAGAGCTATGCATTTCTATTCATTTAGATGCTGGGATGAATCAATGAAAGGTGCCAAAGCAACTGTTGTACGAGATCAATATGCCAGCACTTAGAGGAggaagggagcagggaagctaTTGAGCATGTCCGTCCACCAGTTAATATAGGAAGAGGTCAACCAGATGgagaatgtaataaaaaaaaatatttattttattgcatGTTAATATTAGGTTATTACTTTTCAGTAGAAGAAAATCAAGCCGCCCCCTTCCAATGCATACTGTAACTTAAAATATTTCTTTATTACAGATTTCCCTTAAAGaggaagttgatttttaaaggaaatctgtaatAAAGAAATATTTTAGGTTATAGTACCTATTAGAGGGGGCGGCTGATAGTCAGTGAGGGGGATTCACCTCTCTCAATGAAAAGTGATATTATATCCCCCCCGTATTCTTACCTTCATATATATGGATTAGTTTCTAGTGCAATAttacttcatttgaaacattcattgcatagtaatactttgTGGAGTAACCCTTTTAAATTTTATAGCTGTATTCCATTTCAAAAAGGGATAGTCAGCATAACACCTCCCAGTCCTCTCGGAAAGTATGGGATCTCCCTGCAGACATCCATCCGGAATATAGTCCTTAGGCAAATGCACTTTTCCCAGcatagggaaaatgtcagtgtcatgtttttttttttgagcagccaTTATAGCTCTTACATCAGTGTCACCACCCAGAATCTTGCAGGTCATATCCACTTGTTTACACAGTGATCTATCCCCGATCTCCTGAATTTGATTACAAGGGGCCTCTGTTTTGGATAAATCTAAATTTTCTTAAAAGGATTCCCCAGTAATAAGCTAATCACAGGTCAGTGATTCATGCCAAATATTTCATTTAGCAAAGAAtgaagtcagcacatcccaatgtgcaggtgcacgtcgccatggctgaaagaacaaaagcaaaaaacacacacaactaacaaagtaaatacaatcgtgccatactcactatagaaaaagtACTAATGCTACACTatcaatgtgagattcttggcaaattcattttgtacaaaatttctGCCTGTCCGCCAACaacaaggcgatctctttaggacaggaacctacactaaatactacctccgctggtgccatactggtctccattaaattcagggaatgcaggttccacatgtatACCGAGCCCACATTATTTTCCTGGTGCAACAATGGCCTCCAGTGAATGCAGGCTACAGATTTAtacttgcactaattaaaatcagcctatcctAGTCGACTCCGGTCTTGCACTCCTAACTAACCCGTCTATCCCATAGGCTGTTTTTAATTAGTTCAAGTATAAAGCTgcagcctgctctccctgcatttattggaggccattgtggcaccaaaAGAGTTATAATACAGAGTGggatcagcatgcatgtggaacctgcattccctgaatttaatggaggccagtatggcacaaTAGGGGTAGTATTTATTGTAGGTTtctgtcctaaagagatcacgTTGTCATTGGCAGACAGGcagaaatgattttgtacaaaatgtaccgGTATTTGCCAAGGATCTCACATTTATCAGGTAGCAGTAGTACTTTTtgtatagtgagtatggcactattatagttACTCGTttatgtttgcagagtgctgttgcatggtTTGTTTTTGCTCCGGTGTTTCATTTGCCTGCaacaccaccacaggagaaacagAATTACATTCATTTCTTATTGCACTGAGTGGGTTGTCCATGTATTAGGCAGACATGTATTACTCCAGAGCAAGAAACACTATTTTAGCAATTCTTTGCTCTTTCTGGTAGGTCAGGAAACACCCATCAAGTCAGAATTCCTGAATTGGTTTTGTAAACCAGAAACCCCCATTAAGAAGACAGGGAATCAAAGTTACAACTTTATAGATGATGCAGTAGCCACATGGGTTGTCATGAGAAATCAAATTCTCTTTATAGAGTCCATACATCTAGATGTAAAATTAACATGTCATCTTGGTTACTGGGGAGGATGAGTTTTGAGTCACTCCTCGGACAAAGCATGTATTGCAGGCAGTTTTATACCTCTCCGCCTACCAACAGATCTTCCAGTGTGACAGGGAAAGTCCGATTACCATCCTGATGCTTTGCAATGAGGCCAACACTGCCCTAAAGACCTACCTGCTGGATCTTCAGAGGAGATCAATACAAATGATATCTGTAATTTAGGGCTTCGGCATCATACATCCTAACAGAGACTTTGCAATGAACAGTGGCAGGTACAACCTGGTATCATCCACTAGCGTCCTCTTAAAGGTGTACAATCCCCCTATTATAGATTAAACATTTCTACAAAGCTCGCATACAGAGAAGAATATAAAGAGTATGGGGTTCAACTCCCATTTCTCACAGTACCTCATGCTGGATGAAGTCAATGGCGGAACTCTCTACATTTTTTCCATcatatttttcaaacaaaaagttCATGTTTTCCTGAAGTAAAGGATCgatctaaaagaaaaaaaaaaaatgtacaaaaaaggaaaatattaagATTGTACATGGGTCAACCCAAAATGGTATGCAGGCTCCAGTGCCaagctgagggggggggggggggggggacctcccAAGCGAGGCT from the Bufo bufo chromosome 2, aBufBuf1.1, whole genome shotgun sequence genome contains:
- the LOC120992243 gene encoding tetraspanin-36-like, yielding MGLGVFTSKTFLVLLSLVFVAAAVALGYVGINIIVTYKQYEDFIKNAFVMLPAIIILAVAVLMFIIGLLGCISSIQESCCGLGCFITLISIMFAAGVVTLVLGLVYKDKIDPLLQENMNFLFEKYDGKNVESSAIDFIQHELQCCGIENYTSWENTTWFQFNHSVPVSCCKRNETDCQGKLDALNKINTEGCEVKLEDVLNRVLGFSMLVILGFAVLELLALISLCIIHRRNVREGYQVL